The Oncorhynchus masou masou isolate Uvic2021 chromosome 25, UVic_Omas_1.1, whole genome shotgun sequence DNA window atgactgaagtatctttacttttactcaaggcatgacagtactttttccaccactacaAACACAAATAAAAAGCAAGCTGTAGTCTATATTAAAATATTGCATAATAGTTTAACGCACTGTCCCTCTATTAATTGTTACCAGTATTGATCTGATATAGACATGAACTTTTAAACGTTATCCATGTTGTAGCCTAATATATGGGGTAAATAGGTTACAgtatgcaacccccccccccccccaaaaaaaaacacacacacatttacagcaGTAATAGTGAACGCGCTGCTCTCAGTTATGGGTGCACAACTGCGCATTTATGAATTATAAAAACGTTTGACTCACCACGACTCTCAAAAGAAGACCCAACATCATTGCATACAAATGACCCCGCGAGGCTTTGGTTGTTGTTTGTGTAAAGAAACACCTCGAGCTGTCATGTCAAGGACATAGCCCACACCTAAAGTTTTACCAGTTGAGAAGTTACTTAGTCATGTCGGACATCTCTACGCCCCCCTCCGGACATGATGGAAAACTATATTAGCCTATGTCTACAGCTGGATACACTGTTGCCCATATTAAATCATACTGTCTTGATACATACATTCATGCAGTTGAATACTTTTTAAATAACATGTATTATTTAGTTACCAAAATTATACTACATTGTTTTGTGGAGGGACATCATTAAGTATGCCACAGAAATTATGTAAGACATATTTTAACAAAATTAACTTGGTCTACAAAAGGCCCAATTAAAACTGCCTATATTGCCCTATAAAATGCACAATACACCTGGTAATTTTCTTATAATTTCACGGCAGTGATATCTATACATTTCTTGTGCAAAATAGGTGTAATTATGTTATATTATCGCATGGTGGAGCTCGATCTGCGTCACACATTCGTGCCGATCACATGAAGGCAACATGCTGGTGCAGGATCAAGAAAGGGCCCTCTCCGCAAAAGTGAAATTGAGTTCAACAGCTTTTaaaatgagaggagaagagtgttAAGTgtgtaaaatacatattttatttGAGACCAGCAATGGAGTGTAGAAAAAGTAAAAGTGTGTCGATCAAAAAGCTTCAATTGCTCTCGTCCATGCACCGCTGCACGCCAATGCTTGTTTGCAACAGTTTGTTTGTCCATTAACTAGGCCTACTTGTTCCAAGTCCGTTTGCCAGTTCAACAGCTCATTAAACCCCGAGTCTAACACTGacatgagattggagatgttatTTGTGTCCAGCTGTTCGGAATTACAACAATAAACGTCCTCAGACCTAATCTGTTTGCATGACATGGGCAAAAAGTCAGACAGATAATCGGAATCAGAAACATAACTTGAGTCAATTTTTCGTTTCTTAGGTGAACCTTGCAAGCACTGACCATGTTGTTTAAAAGACAAGCAGTAGTCTGCGTGGAGATATCCATAATCGACAGTAGTCACTACATGTGTGTCCAAGTCCAATACAGTCTTTTGATTGTTGGGTGTGTTTGAAATAAGAATGTCCCGTTTGAATGTGTAAGGTTCGGAATAATAGTCCCAGCTGATTTCCGAGTCCAACAGGTTAGAGTCACAATGACGCACAGGAGCCATGGGACAGGCAATTACCGTCTGGGTGTGCGCTTCGGACACCATTGCTGGGTTATAGTCACAATGGCGCACAGGAGCCATGGGACAGGCAGGTACCGTTTGGGTGTGCGCTTCGGGCACCATTGCTGGATAACCAGCCGACTGTGGTGCTGCGCAGTGGTAAGTGTCCAACGAATCCCCGCTGTAGTTGCAGCAAAACTCACCAGCTATATCGTCGCAGTTCCCGGTCAATTCAAATGAGTCCTGCTTTTCATCAGAGGCAGTCCTCATCACCCCGTTCTGCTGTATGCTGTACATTCCTGCGAACTCCACGCTCATGTAAAAGTCTCTAGCGTTCGCCAGGACGTAGGTAACTAGCAGGTTCTTGTGGAGCTTGATACCTCCTCTCTGCGTCCTGGAGTTATGGATTTTTTGCAAAGAAATGGAGATAATATTCTGTGCGTCAATGGCACATTCCTCCATCATTAAAAAtttccaaatgtttttttttatctgaTACTAGTGAAAAAATAAACGAATCTGTGCGTAAAAATAGAAATAATCTGCCTAGTGTTTAATCAATTCGTGAAGAACATCTGAACATGCTTTCCCATACTTTCTGGAAATGGGCATGATGTCCCTCATTGCTGTGACAGATTTAAAGCTATTTCGCATAGGTTACTCCCCATTGCTGTTTCCACCAACAAAACCGCGGCGTCGTTAAAGAATGGCTTGCTTGCCACGCCTTGTAGTCGGTACTAACCAATGAGAGAGAGGCTGTTATTCTACTGTTCAAATATGTGTGCCAAATGCGCACAGCCTACTAATGCATTAGTAGACTACACTTTCATCTCCCCAACGGTAATTTATGGAAACCCATGGTATTGCTGTTATTGCAATATATCACGTTTATCATCAAACATGCCATTTAATCAAATGCCATTTAATCAAATGCCATTTAATCAAATGACTATTTCAACTCATCCAACATATAGTTATGTTGAACGAGATGTGCAGAAATTAATTGAATAATGAATGACTGAATCtgctgcacgcacacacacaaacacacacacacacacatcgagtTGCACATCTGCTGATAGAAGACAGATGGATGACATCATATTGGTCACctgaaatcaaataaaattttattggtcacatacaggtgtttagcagatgttattgtgggtgtagcgaaacgcttgtgtttctagctccgacatctaacaagtaatgtctaacaatttcacaacatatacccaatacacacaaatctttCATATTCTGCcaaatactgtaggttactgtagaaTTGACCACTTAGGTGAAAAAAATTACAGAATTAAGGCTATTATGCCCTGATAAAACTGTAGGTCAAGTTAGTAGTGTGTGATAGTAAGTCTGTCAGTGTATAGCAGTTTTCAGAATGTCCAGAATCATGGAATCAAATGAGTGTGACTCCTTTTGACTGTCTTTGAACCTTGATACAAGGGATTTCCCCCACCCATAAGGTGATCATTTGGTTTGCTATAGCCTCAGTCTTTCTAAGACAACGCACCGGCAGAGATGGAGGCATGCAGTAACAACAATGCAGCCGACTACCATTACACTCAAGCCGGTGTTGTTTGAGTTTTTAACTGTAATAAAGGATGGGAACTACAATTCCAACTAGAGTAAAAAAGAAACCTGAATTCACCAGTGTTTGATTTAAAAGAATAACTCAAATTCATCcacatccatttttttttttttttcttgacaCTGCCATCATAAATGTCAAGTCAGGGCACATACATGACAGtcgcacacacacagttaacaTCGCTGTCAAAGTGGGGCATAGTTACAGCACCAAGCACTATCAGGGTGCAGGTCAAATGTTTAATACCATGTCACCCTctttgacagacagagagacagccaagTCAAGGGCGCTAATGCAGTGACCTGCAGCGATACAGCTGTTTATGTGCCATCCTTGTCTAACTCTAAATTAAATTATTGTCATTTAAAGTAGACACTAAACAGCAGTATAAACTGTCCATATTATAACATGTTAATGTGTTGGATAAGAACCTATACTCACCCTGAGCACAATTGACAATAGGTCCATTACTTGTTCAACACTGTTAGATGGACAGACCAAGAAGAAACAATGCAAGGAAGTAGACATGTGGTACAGTAGTAGCCTCAATCGACTCAGAGAGAAATAATGGCCTTAACTAGTGATAGGCAAGAGGGAGATGGCTATTGAAGGCCTTAAGGTAAAGTTATCAAGAGGAAAGAATCTACACAGAAAATAATTGTGCCAACGACTTGATCTGCATACTGTTACAGAAAACAACCCTACGGATTCTCTGAATATCACAATCAATTCTGTTTCAGTTGTCTCTAGAGTGGACCCATTCCCAAAACGGCAGCTCGTAACAGTACAGTGCTACGATCTGTTTTGACCTGTAGAGAAAATAAAGCGATTACTGTCTCAGAGAATAGTAGCATGTGGTTTCGGTGACACCTTGTGCATCACAAGGGTTATTGATGTATAAGCATgacaatgtatatatatataaaattggaAAAAAAAGTTTACTCTCCAAGGCAGTGAAAAGAGGATGGGAAGAGTATAGTTCTAAGACTAGATCTCTGATCAGGGTTAGCTCTTTGAATTTTATACATTTATTAAATGATCTCAGTCAACTACCTACTGTATATAAGCTTCTAAAATGCAAACCAATCATTTCTAATCCCTGCAATGCAGACTGATTTCTGTGTAACAGGGAAGAGGGgaggtgatgaaagaaaaaaagaTTGAGTCTGTTGGCTTGTAGAGATGCATGCAATTGCCTCCATCAAGCAAGTGTGCTAAATTTACATATGCATACGCAAGGTTACTGTGAGGGTGGAacaataaggagagagagagagagagagagagagagagagagaggggggtggatggatggatgcatgGAGGGGGAAGAGCAGGATATGGTGTTGTAGTAATATTTAACCACTCCAGGAAACATCCTTCAGAAGACTCTTCTGAAGAAGAGCAGAAGAGACTAAACCTGCAACCTTCAAGGAAAAGTCAGATATATAATATTTAATGCAAATTGAATAGAATGTTGTAAAGATGATATATATAATGACATAATTTCTCTGCCAATGCCACTCCCATTTCAGAACGACTGAAAGCTCTAACAAAGACAGCGAAGGTCTTACATTAAGAGCACCACACAAATGTACAATAACATTGTTTTTTTGTAAACCTGTGGGTTCATCTTTGGAGCTATAGAACCCGTCTTTGAATCATCATACACACTGCAGTGTTTAATATTAACAACTTCAGCCACTGTAGCTGTTTATTTATACTATGAAAGTTATATTGCAAGGGGCACATTCATAGGTTCTGTACTcctgaaaacaaaaacaaaacttaagaaagTTGTCAGATTTAGCTTTTATAACCACAATATGTAAATATATGAACAAATATCAGAGCATTTAATACTGAAGGTCTTTGTTGTTAAATGTGGCAAACAGATGTATGAAATTCAATCCATTCACACATGAAAACATATGTTGAATTTAACACAAGTGCTATGAAAAAAGAAACGAGTAAAAACATCTGAAAATGTAGCCTAAGTCATAAAGTCATGTTTCCATGTGTTGTGTATGTGCACGGCACACTGAGAGCAAAAGAATGAAAATAATTCAGGCTACATAAATCAACCTTGTGTTTCAGATCATATGACACTTACTCTCTATGTCCTTTATGTTATTTCCAACATATCCTGTTACTAATTTCCTCCCACAGTTTTCCATTTCCTGTGTGAAGGATCACCTGTACAGAATGCACTGGTTCCCTGCTTCATGCTTAGACTGGAAAACAGGAAAGAGGGTTCAAGGGTGTCCAACATGTTGGCTACTATTCATACACACAGTCATGTGAATCCCAGCATGGCAGTACTCCCAATTCTCAGACCAGAAAATGGTGTTTTATCGAGCTTCCTTGCATGAACACTGCCAGAAATGTTAACTCCAATGTTGAATGAGGTACAGTCATATTTCTCAGATATTCCATACTGCCAGGACATGCTGTTTTGTCAGCATGTCCATTACCTACAATCAGTCACATTGGTTTAGCCCAATCAATTAGCAGTTATCACTATGGTTCCCTGTTCTAAGGGACTTCATCTAACGTGTTCTGATATGACACGATGATCAATAACATGGTGCCCTGTAGGGTGTCCCCTTGACCATGTGCAtctcagacagtcagtcacttcACTGTACAACTGGGGCTTGCTCGCTCGATTGTGGAAGCATGCAGATTTATGCCTGAGTGATGCTAGCTAGCTCCTGCATATTTGACGAAAGCCTTGTTTGCATATACCCTCTCTTTCGCTGCatcttcctctccccctttcccgctcttcctctctccattttTTGGAAGCGTCACTTTAATATGTATGCAAATGGTTTGTGCTCCATGCGTTGATTGTGTGGCCtcctgtagtcagtcagtcaggcggTAGGTGTGGGGAATGGATTTTGTATTCATGAGACTGCATCAGTCTCTACCAGCTTAATGCGAGGGACTGTGACTGGCAGAGGCTCTGTAGTGCAGCCAGAGTGCACTCTTACTGCCTCTCTGTGGAAGTTATGCTAGTAACAAACGATAGTGGAAATCTTCTGTATGCCAATGCACTATTGCCACTGTACTATTCTTTCTACTTTGATACCGGCCTTTGTGAAACAGTTACTCACTGTATCAGTACAGGACCCTATACCTGTAGATCAGGGGTCTTCAACCTTTTCTTCCCCAGGGACCCCCGCCGAGGCAAACTGGTGACCCAGGAACCCACATCATATTATGTGaaacaattatatatattttttcatatcTTTTCTTATTatcaggtgaatgataatggcaatgagaagtaatcaacattttaaaatgtatagATTTAGTGATCGTTTTTCATTATTCTGAACTCCCCGCATTTTAATTGGAAGAGAAAGTTTAAACTAACATAGCTTAATAGATAGAAAAAGGTAACTCCAAAGACATTTTCGCTAAAATCAGCTGTTTAGCTGGTTAAGCAAAAGTGAGCCATGTGTTGGCAAAAaagtgaataataataataatgtaatgtataataataatgtaatttaACCCAAAACAATATCTATTATACTGGCTGTAACAGGTTTGCCAACACAAAATGTTGCCAGATATTTTTCAACTAACCTTGtattcagtggtgtaaagtactcaaggaaaaatactttcaagtactacttaagtagttttttggttGGGTATCTgtaatttactatttatattttgaacaacttttacttttacttcattaTATTTCTaaagaaaacaatgtactttttactccatatattttccctgacacgtgaaagtacttgttacattttgaatgcttagcaggacaggaaatttATCAAGAGAAGATCcatggtcatctctactgcctctgagcTGGCAgactcaaaaaaaataaaaatatttgtttgtaaattatgtctgagtgttgcccctggctatccgtaaataaattaaaaaacatgaaaatggtgctgtctggtttgcttaatatatggaatttgaaattatttatacttttacttttgatatttaagtatattttagcaattgcatttacttttgatacttaagtatatttaaaacaaaatattttagacttttactcaagtagtattagACTGGGTAACTTTCACTTTTACATTAAGGTATGTTTAGCTTGTTTAACTTAGTATGACAATTGGTTACTTTTTCAACCATTGGCGATACTATCTTCGTCCTCGATTCATGGAAACAATAGTCTCATAAAATGTATCTGTCCAGTTGCCCCCCATTTGAATTTAGAAAATTCTCtgttattaaaataaataatggttTTGCTCCAAGAAGAAATCCAACAATGTGTAAGCCGCCATCTTATGTACTTCAAGTCTTCTCTCAATGATCGAGACAAGTGTCTGTCATGACATGCGGCACTTTGGGGTGGACCCACCTGCCTATAAttattctgaacaaaaatataaacgcaacatgtcaagtgttggtcccatgtttcatgagctgaaataaaatatccaagCAATGTAGCAatgtagcagagaactggaaggaaaggcagccaaaggaggagttggctttggggatgaccagtgaaatatacctgctggagcgtgtgctatgggtgggtgctgagatggtgaccagtgagctgagataaggcgggactttacctagcaaagactgataggttacctggagccagtgggtttggcgactaatatgaagcgagggccagccaatgagagcatacagttCACAGtgctgggtagtatatggggctttagtgacaaaacggatggcactgtgatagactacatccaatttgctgagtagagtgctggaggctattttgtaaatgacatcgcccgaagtcaaggatcggtaggatagtcagttttacgagggtatgtttggcagcatgagtgagggatgctttgttgcgaaataggaatccgattctagatttaatttcgGATTGGAGAAGCTTAAtgtgagcctggaaggagagtttacagtctaaccagacacctaggtatttgtagttgtccacatattctaagtcagaagcgtccagagtagtgatgctggacgggcgggcgggtgcgggcagcaatcggttgatgGGCATGtttttagttttacttgcatttaagagcagtcggaggccacggaaggagtgttgtatggcattggaaCTTGTCTGGAGgtttttaacacagtgtccaaagaagggccagaagtatacagaatggtcagaagtatacagaatagtATCGTCTATGTGGAGGTAGATCAGAGATtcgccagcagcaagagcgacatcattgatatacacagagaaaactagtcggcctgagaatttaaccctatggcacccccatagagactgccagaggtacgaacaacaggccctccgatttgaactctatctgagaagtagttggtgaaccaggcgagacagtcatttgagaaacaaaggctgttgagtctattgataagaatgtggtgattgacagagtcgaaagccttggccaggtcaatgaagacgccTGTACAGTATTGTCTTTTTTGCCAAAGGCGGtaatgatatcgtttaggaccttgagcatggctgaggtgcacccatgacccactcggaaaccagattgcatagcggagaaggtatagTGGGATTTGAagtggtcagtgatctgtttgttaacttggctttcaaagaccttagaaatgcagggtaggatagatataggtctgtaacagtttgggtctagagtgtccagatttaggggtccagattttgcagctctttcagaacatcagctatctggatttgggcgaaggagaaatggggaggcttgggcaagttgctgtggggggtgcagaggtgttgacaggggtaggggtagccaggtggaaagcatggccagctgtagaaaaatgcttattgaaattctcgattatcgtagatttatcagtggtgacagtgttagcctcattgcagtgggcagctgggaggaggtgctcttattctccatggaatttacagtgtaccagaactttttggagtttgtgctacaggatgcacatatCTGTTTGagaaagctagcctttgctttcttaactgcctgtgtatattggttcctaacttccctgaaaagttgcatattgcgggggtTATTCGATGCTAATActgtacgccacaggatgtttttgtgctggtcaagggcagtcaagccTGGAGTGtatcaagggctatatctgttcttagttctatattttttgaatggggcatgcttatttaagatggtgaggaaagcacgtttaaagaataaccaggcatcctctaatgacgtaatgaggtcaatatcctttcaggatacccaggccaggtcgacatgcttctacacctgcattgcttgctgtttggggttttaggct harbors:
- the LOC135513547 gene encoding immediate early response gene 5-like protein, with protein sequence MMEECAIDAQNIISISLQKIHNSRTQRGGIKLHKNLLVTYVLANARDFYMSVEFAGMYSIQQNGVMRTASDEKQDSFELTGNCDDIAGEFCCNYSGDSLDTYHCAAPQSAGYPAMVPEAHTQTVPACPMAPVRHCDYNPAMVSEAHTQTVIACPMAPVRHCDSNLLDSEISWDYYSEPYTFKRDILISNTPNNQKTVLDLDTHVVTTVDYGYLHADYCLSFKQHGQCLQGSPKKRKIDSSYVSDSDYLSDFLPMSCKQIRSEDVYCCNSEQLDTNNISNLMSVLDSGFNELLNWQTDLEQVGLVNGQTNCCKQALACSGAWTRAIEAF